The genomic interval agaagcagcagcagcagcagctttATTCCCCAAAggtgatgacgatgatgatgatgataacaaGCCATGGCTAAACACTGCAGGAGTGTTAGTCGTAACAGTGGTTGGTGTTGTTGAAGTGGTGGTGGTGTTGTCTTGATCACGTGAGGACAAGTTCAAGCCAAAATGAGCAGTGGCAGAATCTGCTGAAGAAGTCATGTGAACCTGATGGTGGGCCCTTGCCATGGCTGGTGAGGAACCACTTCTGCTCATGGTTGCACCCATCTGAGCTGCTTTCTGCAGCAATGCTGTGGCTGACATGTGTGGGGAAGGGTTAGGGACTGTTTGGTAGGCAGCAAGAGTGGGACCAAGACTAGGGTTAGGGTTTTCTTGGTGTGGAGGGGGAGAGAACATTATGGATGGGGATGAGGAGAGATTATCAACTGTTGTTGGTGGGCCCAGCCAAGGGGGCATTTCTGGCCTAAGATTGAAACTTTGCTGCTCTTTTTTCAATGAGAAAGCATGGATATTTTGAGGGTTGAATTGGGTTTGAAGGGTGATGTTGTTGTGGTGGTGCTGATGAGAGGAAGAAGGTTGTGGGGGAAGAAGTTGGTTGTTGTTGCCTGTGCCAGTGATTGCTCTTGCACTCTCTTCTGCTAATGCATCACAGAAAGCTCTGTGGGTTATGAAACTGTCCCTCCTGGAAGTCATaaccaaacaaaattacacTAAACTGTTATGACAGTGTAGAATTATTGACTTtcttactctctctctcttacttttcaacactttttaaAACTCTTGTGAAAGTACTTAaccacattaaaaaaaattccaaactAGGAATTTACACTCTCTCTTGGAGGGATTATGATTTATGAGAGACTGCTATATCAATGTAATGAATTTAATGCATATCATCTTGCAAGAAAGGATAAGGAATGTGTGTGAAagtgtatatattattaatggaATTGGAATAGCAATTAAAAattggtgtgtgtgtgtgtgtgtgaattcATTATAGTCAACCTAGGATTCAAAAATCCCATCCTCTTTAAATGAAAGATGTTTCTTGAGTGTGGTGCCTTAACTAAACTGGACTTATAATTCACATGACATGGATGTAGGTTAGTTACCTTGAGAAGAGGGTTCCACAGTCACATCTGTACTCCCTTGTGCCACAGGTTTTGGAATGGGCTTTCCAATCTGATTGAACTGCATATTTCTTGGAGCACTTGTCACATTTCCACTTCTTCTCACCGTGCTTTCTGCAGAAGTGCTTCTTGATCCCAGTCAGGTCCCCAAGAGCCCTTGATGGGTCATGATGCACACAATTTGCCTCTGGACACACATACACCTTCTTCCTCACCTCTTTGCTTGTTCTCTGCTTCAGCTTCCACGGCAAATTGTGCCCTCTTCTGTGAAGTTGCAGGTTCTGGTCTCTTTGAAATCCTTTGTTGCAGATCTCACAAATGAACCTATTTGTGGCCAGAAGACTCTTGGGGGACAAGGCTATAACTTCAGCATCAGGGTCTGAAATACACAcattaaaattcatataattcaactaaacaacacaaaaacatgacatatatatgtatgaatCAACCAAAGCCATAAGACTCAATGAGGTTCAGTTTAGACTTTGAATAAGGAAGGAAACAAACCTGGGTTACCAGGAaggtttctctttttctttggtGGCTGAGTCTGAGTTGGCGGTGGAGCCAAGTATTGCTGAGGGTAACTGGTTCCAATTTCAGTTCTGTTGCCTGAGGAAGCACTGGCTTCACCAGATGCAGAAGTCAAATTTGACATGTTCTCCTCCACTACtggctgctgctgctgctgctgatgTTGGTTGAACACAAAACCCTTCATCTCCATATATACTTGCAAGTTTTAGCAACCTATAAGGCAGTGGTATAGGCCATAGATCTTGATTTTTCAAATGCTGCGAAGCTTTCTGGGATCTAAGGACAAATCTTACCAGaaatagaaaaggaagaaaaaagaaaaagctagAGCACAGTCCACACAGCTTAGACTGGAaaggaaagaaggaagaaaacacaagaaatatgaaaaagcAAAGGAAATCGATATTCGGTTGAGGAATAATAGTGTATGAGTCTCTACCAAACTAaacaaaaagaggaagaaagttgaGAGACAGTGGTCTCTCTATATAAGCAGTATTAGAAAACTTGTTACTAGTTTGGCACTGAGCCAAGAGacaaagttttgtttttatgaaagAGCAGAAGAAACAAGTTGTGAGATGAAGCAGATGGTGGTGTAGCCGCAATCCGTATTTTTCTCCTTCATGGTTTTGAAAACCATGCTTCATAATATGATAACATTACCAAGGAAAATCAATATATGATGTGAACAAAACTATAAACCCTGTTGTTTAAAAGTATAATCTTGTTATCTCagagatagatagatagagagagagagagagagagataagTGTGATGAGAAGAGATTCTGAGTGTATGTATGTACTCTCAGCCAGTCCAAAACCACAAACCCAAGAACCTTACGGCTAACTCTGACGTTGAGCTTTCTGtcttttcttctgttttttctctctctctcttacaACCCCAGAAAAAATAACatgaatatttgaaaaaaagttgaGATTTTTTTGGTTAAAAGCTTTTGTTCAAGCACATCCTTCTTGCTTGGCTTTCCCTTCTCTTGCAAAGTAAGCACAAAAAAGGGGGCAAAAAAAGCAACCACAGAAAGAGAGTATCATTTGCATACACAGATAGATAGAGtttgtgtgagagagagagaatctgaaattcttttatttaactAACATCATGGCTGATAGACTGTTGTAGTTCTTGGCTTTCTACGTTTTACAGCGACATGATTGATCCATTGATTAAATTGTAAGAAGCATGGCTAAAAggtttgttttttataaacTGGGTATTTAATTCAAAGTTGTTTTCATCATCCTTCATTTCACTATCATTGCAAGTATTGACTATAGAAAAAGGCTGAATATTCTGACAAATCTTGCATGGttgttttatattaaaccaAAGGAAATTTTGAAGATCTATAGAAAGAAAGATAAACAAAGCTAGGTGGCTCCCTAGCTAGCTAAGACACTCAAAAACTCATATACATCTTTCTCTCTCCATCTTTCACATTCCCATTGTATCTTTTTCAGCCACAATTTTTGTCCACCCAGTCATTTTCACTTCATATTAGTCATTATCAGTATGGAAAATTTAATGATGCCTCAAATTATGATGTGGGATaatcaatttcatcaaacaccatCAACTTGCATCAGGATTACCATTCCCTCTTTCACAACCCTAAAGTtaactcctttttttttgtatatatatatatatatattcttaataaaCTATTCCAAAAATAgattcatcaaattttaaatcttaCTTGAACacgttttatattttatattgttttatcatcatttcaagaaataaatttaagtttaacttaattttataatttgtaatacaaagtttatatccatttatatattacaaatttattttatttctatttgatatgaaattgttaacataataaaattaaatcaataatatcAATGAATTATTCTCAACAAGACACTTAAATGagatttattgaaaaagaaactagGGTGACTTTTTATATCTTGTTGTTTATGAATTTGTGGTAAACTTTGAAAGTTATGTTATGAAACTTATGATTGCAATTTTTGAATCATTTGAAATGTGTGCATGCTTTGATGTTAGAAGTTTGTAGAGTGTGTGACATAAGATGTCACAGTGGTAAATATTAACACaataatcttaaatatatatatatatatatatatatatatatatatatatatatatatatagtacttGCAAAACTACATTGTTTTCTGTTTGTCCAGCTTTTGGAAGGGATGTGTTCCCTACACCTTGAATTGGTTCAAAATTTGGCATtagaaaatcattttaattttgtctttgtcttgttttattcttcaatcattaatattttgaaaagggttaggttttccaaaattttattatttgtgaattttaagattatattaatgattttttatcaattataccatggttttttttttttcatttttaaatggtttgcatgtgtatttattatattaaataaaaagataaaggGTTCAACGGTAAACTACATAGctattttattaaaaccaaaaaaaaaactgtctttttccttttgtagaataacctttataaaaataaacagaaaGAATAACATTTACTCATGAGAAATTTTGACTTTGAGAGTGCAGACAATGGTACATTTGTTACTATGGGTGAGAGAATTTGATAGTATGAATGAGAGAATATTTTAATCATGtcttaattaacttttacatttatgataaatttaaatatttttaattaaattctcattaaaaaattatgttttttttgaGTATTTAAAATtgcacattttttaattaatttttaggtttaaacccttttttgtccttaaattaagttttgatgttcagtttagtccccgcttttaaaaatgtcaaatctttagtctctatgatataaaaaatgtatcaaataagtcctaatgaacaataaatcacaagttttcatatctaggtatccaatattttacCTATGTGTTGTCATGAGGGctgatttaatacatttttcatatcatagagactaaaggttgacatttttaaaagtggagactaaactgaatatcagaacttaacttagggacaaaaaagggtttaaacctaatttttatcattttattttgttggacTCGAATGACATGTTTTAATCCCTTAATGGTTTACATATTTTCACatagaaaattagaaaataatttaattaaattttaagtttttcagtTCCCAATACAAATttgcgttttattttaattccttaATGGTTTATAATAAGCGTTCCAAACTTTTAAATCTCAATTAAATTGAagtgattatttaattttacagaGACACtgtgaatttaataaaaaataaataaagtttcaaACTCTACTTATCTTTATTAaacgtcttttttttttttagtatttaatattataaaatgaaatggtgttgttttttataaagataattgGGGTTTgagaatttcattttcttattgttCGAATTTCTGGTTTTATttgaaactataaaattaaataatcacgTCATCCCAAATAAGcataacgaaaaaaaaaaattggacacTCAATAAAATGAAAGCTTTTAATAtagattcaattaaaaatactcatcaagtttataagtaatttgaaatttaattaagttatatttttttttaatttctaagtaaaagtatataagaaagaaatgaCAATGCAAACTAACTAAAGTCGGACACTCtcattgaaaataaattcaaccaCGGATACTTAATTaaatagactttttttttacaaaaattaaaagttttcaaattcatcttaaacattaaattaactATTTGGATTACATAATATATAAGCAAAATTTTGCAATAAAATGTccttataaacatttattttccatttgtataattaaaaaaaaagaaaaacatatttcaataaataaataaataataatttcatgaTGTTTTTACAATCAACTtaaatgcatttttaatttgagtatattaatcataatcaattatgtttttaatacgTCAATCATAAGAGAACTATTAAATAATGACtagtttcaataataaaaaatatatttagagactattttttaataagaaaccAATTTATTTAATAGTCAAATGTTAAtggccaatttataataatagatattttaattactaatttataaattgattataattttttgaaattattttaattatcaacaatttttaattgataaattcgtatctaaattaattattataataactaattaatttttgcAACTAAAGCTTGTCATAGTTAAagatatttatcaaataattatctGTTTTTAAGATTTAGTTTCATAAAAGATGTTTgatcattaaaataaacaaggatgtgtaaataatgtattaaatatagtaatcataactataaaaataaaattaatgtgataAAAAGCAAAAACTAAAGGTGGAAATTAGTAATATTGTTTCAATAAAGATTCACAGGATCAACGAAAAATACTTAGAAGAATAACTTTTACTTTAATCTTCTTCACATATAATGTGATTAGTCATTGATGGAAATCTAATTTTTgacatttaatgaaaataagattaattattttattaatatataataattatttaaatttttaaattatgcaaGTTGATGTGACCCTTCTTTTTCAGATTTGTGATTTTTCTCCCTTTGttagcaaagaaaaaaacatactataaaaagaaaatgtttaattaattggCACTTGATTTTCAACTTTTAACAGTAAACTTTTTACTTGTATAGGttgatatgatatgatttgaTAACCATATTAATTAGTTATGATGCCTCACATTGACAAATATGCCTTTAACTTTACTTCCTTAACTTTCATGCTCAACCACATTCTTTCCAATTTAAATctcataaatatcattatttaatattatattttacacattatttcttttaaagatttatGTATTTCCATggagttaaatatatatatatatatatatatatatatatatatatatatatatatatatatatatatattttaaatttttagtaaaagttattttttaaacattgatccaatataattctttaattttaaaatgtatatatttaatattttaagtaaattttttaaaatttatttaacgtttcaaacatatttcatgataacatttaagttgtttattgtcatatttctttttttcaatattagttgaaaaacacaattaaaatattaaataaatttgacaaaatttatttaaacggACTAAATTATGCTGTTATAAGAATTAAGAACTAAATTAGTCAAAAATTTCGAAgaaaaactaattctaattttcactaaaagttaaaaattcaaaaaacatacttaatcttattttcatagcatttcatctaaaaaattttatcttaattataaaaaattcactCTAAACATCATAATCAATTCTCACTTTTATAATatgacatttttaattatagagTTAGATATAGTTTTAATCTCaactttgaaattaaaattcatttttatctaaattttaatacattttgatCTTAaactttatatcaaaatttatgtaATCATTTATActcaataatttttaactttttaagacTTGTTAAACAGTATTCTATATCATCATTTGAAttgaaacatataaaaaaaatcaaacattattataaaacactttaacataaaagaaattgacaCAGTTTAATCAGGAGAactatttattcaattttaaaaattaaaaattaatctctacgaaaatttatgataaaaacaaattataattttatgtaaaaatttagcgattaaaaatatatttagtcatTAACTatcttatttattgttattcttattttaacCGTGTATGTATGTTTAagttattattgaataaaaatagacGAAACGAAagtaatttattagaaaaaaaattaaaaatttgtattattttaaaaat from Vigna radiata var. radiata cultivar VC1973A chromosome 9, Vradiata_ver6, whole genome shotgun sequence carries:
- the LOC106774351 gene encoding protein indeterminate-domain 7 codes for the protein MEMKGFVFNQHQQQQQQPVVEENMSNLTSASGEASASSGNRTEIGTSYPQQYLAPPPTQTQPPKKKRNLPGNPDPDAEVIALSPKSLLATNRFICEICNKGFQRDQNLQLHRRGHNLPWKLKQRTSKEVRKKVYVCPEANCVHHDPSRALGDLTGIKKHFCRKHGEKKWKCDKCSKKYAVQSDWKAHSKTCGTREYRCDCGTLFSRRDSFITHRAFCDALAEESARAITGTGNNNQLLPPQPSSSHQHHHNNITLQTQFNPQNIHAFSLKKEQQSFNLRPEMPPWLGPPTTVDNLSSSPSIMFSPPPHQENPNPSLGPTLAAYQTVPNPSPHMSATALLQKAAQMGATMSRSGSSPAMARAHHQVHMTSSADSATAHFGLNLSSRDQDNTTTTSTTPTTVTTNTPAVFSHGLLSSSSSSSPLGNKAAAAAASVVSSAPSLLHDVIHSFSSPSAFQGTPFEDAFGGIQSSKKLDDDSLYLHDTFSKASGAAGNEGLTRDFLGLRPLSHNDILTIAGIGNCIHDQQNQSQKQWQG